Genomic window (Geothermobacter hydrogeniphilus):
CGGAGCCAATTGCGGGGCCTGTGGTCTGCCCGGCTGCAGTGCTTATGCCAAGGCCGTTGTTGAAGAGGGGGTTCCCGCCAATCTCTGCAGTCCCGGTGGTCAGGCGACCATTGAAGCGATTGCTGCGATCATGGGGGTTGCCGCCGAGGCGATGGTGCCGCAGGTGGCGGTGGTACGCTGTCAGGGGGACAACCGCAAGGCCAAAAACAAGTTTCATTATCTCGGTCTGCAGGATTGCAATGCCGCCCAGCGTATTGCAGACGGCCCGAAGGCCTGTCCGGGCGGATGCCTCGGCCTCGGCGGCTGTGAGCGGGTCTGCCCCTTCGGTGCGATTGAAATGACCGCTGACGGCATTGCCGTGATCAGCCGCGACAAGTGTACCGGCTGCAAGAAGTGTGTTGCCGCCTGCCCGCGCAACGTCATCGCCATGACCCCCCGTACGGCGACGGTCCATGTCCTCTGCAACAGCCATGACAAGGGTGCCGTGGTGCGCAAGTATTGCGAGGTCGGCTGCATCGGCTGCCAGATCTGCAAGAAGACGGCACCGGGAGCCTATCTCATCGAGGATTTTCTCGCCCGGGTGGTCTATGAAGAGGAGCAGGATGCGGCCCCGGGCATTGAGAAGTGCCCCACCAAGTGCATCCGTGATTTTGCGCTCGGCTATCCGGAGGGGAGCAGTTTCAAGGCAGCGGAATCCAGGCCCGAACCGGAACATGCGGCCTGAGTCCATGATTCAGGATGATCCCAGGTAGACACATGCAACTGAAGACATTTCCCGGCGGGCTGCATCCGCCAGACAACAAACAGTGGTCGGCACACAAGCCGATCGAGGATTGTCCGCTGCCCGAGGAACTGATCGTCCCTCTCGGCCAGCATATCGGCGCCCCGGCCGTTCCCTGTGTCGCGGTCGGCGATCTGGTCAAAAGGGGGCAGGTCATCGGTGAGGCGAAAGGTTTTGTCTCGGTTCCGGTTCATGCTCCGACCTCCGGGGAAGTGATCGCCGTCGAGGATCGTCCTCACCCGATGGGCAGGGATCTGCCGGCCGTGGTGATCAGGGCTGACGGCGAGGACGCCTGGGGAGACCTGCCGGCACCCCTCGACATTGCCGCCGCGACGATTGATGAGTTGCGTCAGCGGATCCTTTCCTGCGGTATTGTCGGCATGGGCGGTGCAACCTTCCCGGCCCATGTCAAGCTCTCCCCCCCGGATGAAAAGCCGATCGACACCCTGATTCTCAACGGCGTCGAATGCGAGCCGTTTCTGACCGCCGACCATCGACTGATGCTCGAAGAGAGCGAGCGTATTCTTTCCGGAATCGCGGTGTTGCAGAAGATTCTCGGTGTCAGGCAGACCTTTATCGGTATCGAGGCCAACAAGCCGGATGCCATCGAGTTGCTGTCCCGGGCCTGCGCCGACCTGTCTGTCGAAGTGACCCCGCTGGAAGTCAAATATCCTCAGGGAGCGGAGAAGCAGCTGATCCTGGCCTGTGTCGACCGTGAAGTTCCTTCCGGGGGATTGCCGATGGATGTCGGCGTGGTGGTGCAGAATGTCGGTACCTGTGCCGCGATTGCCGACGCGGTGTTGCGCGGCATCCCCCTGATTGAACGCATCGCCACCATCTCCGGTCCGGCTCTTGTCGAGCCGAAGAATCTGCGGGTGCGGATCGGTACCCCGCTGCGGAAACTGGTGGAGGTCTGCGGCGGCACCAGGGTCGAGCCGGCCAAGATCATCATGGGGGGACCGATGATGGGCATGACCCAGCTCTCCCTGGAGGTTCCGGCAATTCGCGGCACATCCGGCCTGCTGCTGTTCACCGCCGAC
Coding sequences:
- the rsxC gene encoding electron transport complex subunit RsxC encodes the protein MQLKTFPGGLHPPDNKQWSAHKPIEDCPLPEELIVPLGQHIGAPAVPCVAVGDLVKRGQVIGEAKGFVSVPVHAPTSGEVIAVEDRPHPMGRDLPAVVIRADGEDAWGDLPAPLDIAAATIDELRQRILSCGIVGMGGATFPAHVKLSPPDEKPIDTLILNGVECEPFLTADHRLMLEESERILSGIAVLQKILGVRQTFIGIEANKPDAIELLSRACADLSVEVTPLEVKYPQGAEKQLILACVDREVPSGGLPMDVGVVVQNVGTCAAIADAVLRGIPLIERIATISGPALVEPKNLRVRIGTPLRKLVEVCGGTRVEPAKIIMGGPMMGMTQLSLEVPAIRGTSGLLLFTADQVSTRPEGPCIRCGRCVRACPAHILPTTIAAYARLDLFEEAEAYNALDCIECGCCTYSCPAALPLVQSIRYAKNAILAKRRKV
- a CDS encoding RnfABCDGE type electron transport complex subunit B gives rise to the protein MIAAVISLGGIGLAAAVALGVAAKKFAVEVDPREAAILEVLSGANCGACGLPGCSAYAKAVVEEGVPANLCSPGGQATIEAIAAIMGVAAEAMVPQVAVVRCQGDNRKAKNKFHYLGLQDCNAAQRIADGPKACPGGCLGLGGCERVCPFGAIEMTADGIAVISRDKCTGCKKCVAACPRNVIAMTPRTATVHVLCNSHDKGAVVRKYCEVGCIGCQICKKTAPGAYLIEDFLARVVYEEEQDAAPGIEKCPTKCIRDFALGYPEGSSFKAAESRPEPEHAA